The genomic DNA cgtggtaacgcttcaattaTTTTGTCAATCACTTCTTCTCTCGTTTTCACAATTCCAAATCTGTCTAACTCAATTTTTAAATAGcaaaaacgttcaatcatttgTCTCACTGTCTCTCCCTTTAaactatcaaacaaatcaaactccttttttagCAAAGcaattttattctttttaatttgTTTGTCACCCTCAGCTTTAACCCTTAATGTTTCCTAAACCGATTTTGATGACCCGTCATGATTTAACAATGACAATATATCATCTCAGATAGATTGTTGAATCAATGCTATCATCTTCTGCTCATATGAGAACTTTCGTTTGTCTTCATGGGAAAGATCATTGAGATGTATCTCTTCATGCTTGTCATTGATCGGTCGACTGTATCCAAACTCTAAGCAGAACCAACTCGCGTGAGCATATGCCTTGGTCCAGTTCATGAATCTCTCTTTCCACCATGTATAATCTTCAATATTTTCGAGTTTAGGTGGTTTTGAATACGTCCCATAGaaattatcatgttttatgttatcattaattgtttttgttattGATTTAGGTGTGACTGTTGAAGTTTCCGACGATTCTGATGTGAATGCTTTGTAGAACGTATTGTAAAACTCTTTAGCCATGACGTAATCTCCTCGAATCACCTAAATCAATCAAACAACAATGATTAGATTTAAAAATTATCAAACAGCTATTGGATCGGATGAGTATCCGATCGAGTGggtcaacagaagtcaacaaAGTAATAATGATCAGATGACAAcggatcggatggtgatccgatcgagtgATGATCTGATGATTGACAATGTGCTTTGGATCGGGTggtgatccgatcgagtgacaatgtGCCTTGGATCGGGTGGTTATCCGATCGAGTGATAGTGTGCCTTGGATCGGGTGGggatccgatcgagtgacagtGTGACTTGGATCGGGTGGGGATCTAATCGAGTGAGTATCCGTCACTTTGACCTAAGACACAAGCAAGTAGAATGATTagaatcggatggcaatccgttcggattgccactcgatgcTTGCACTTAAAACTTGAATGAACAATGTACTGTGGATCGGATGGTGAGCTGATCGGGTGGGTCAATCAAAGTCAAACTTTTAATGAAATGCAATGAATCGGGTGGTGATCCAATCGAGTGGGGTAAGATGGTTcggatggtcacccgatcgggtggccatccgatcggtgaaCATCACTGTGAATATTAACAGCAACAGTCAACATATTCATCAAATACTTTCGAACACAAAAATTTAGATTTCTCTCAAATCGCTTAGAATTAAGATCTAAAAATTTGTAGGCTTTTAGATcaagtgttttcgcacaacatataaAAAAATCAGCGATTTTTAACCGTAAAAACCCGCTTAGTTTTGCGATTTTCAGTCAAGAACGTGAAAGAgatgaaaaaagaagaaattttgaCAAATCTGGATGAAATTGGATCTGAATCTACTGAATTCGTGTGAGACCCTGTGTGTTTGATTTGTGCAATcaagctcctgctctgataccacttgtaggacggGTTTTCACTCCGTAACGATAGCGAACCGACTCGTGTAACGTGCGGAATCcatacacgaacgtgaccgaacacacaatacgTACTAAATCAGTGATTCTATTGAATAATATGAAACCGTACAaagaaccgtgaatcaccttgccactttctctctctagactttctctttCTAGCCTCTAGCTCTCCAAGTCTCAAATGTGGCGAAAGTTCTAATCTCTAACCTTaagggttctatttataggcaaaggatATAAGGAggttctccttatttacaataatgccaccttgcctttcttatctaaatattacaatataagGCTAGTTAGATCAGTTTCTCGCTACGGTCTGTCTtcacggaggcgatagacataaatgcactaacaactTACCTCATCTATGTGGACACTCGTGTGAGAAGAATTATGAGCTGGATTTTCCTGAAAATCACTAAGAAGCTTATCTTGATTCCTTTTGATAATAACCACTTCTTCAGCTAATTGTCCAACATGCTGTGACAATGCCTTAACCTCCCTATCTCTAACCTCGTTGCTTTTCTGAATACCCTTCAAAAACTCCATGATCGTGTCAAATTTTTCATTGATGGAGTTATCATTTGAATCATGCTGACCCGTTTGCTCATTCTCTTAAGTCTGCCAGTTGCTTTCATAGTTATCTTGATCTCCTTGATAGCTCGAATGTTTGTAGAATCCATTCTTCATTTCTTTCAACAGTTCTATAATCTCACCATCCGAACCTTCAACTGGACCACTCGATCTTCCATAACTATTTTGTTGAGCATTATTAAACCGTTGCTGACCCGATTCTGACCCCTTTGAATAAACTGTTACGGTGGAGGCGCAAAATCATTATACCCATCAAATCAAAACTGGTCATAATACCCATTCATTTCATCTGCATTATATCTAGCATAACGGTTTTGAGTCGCTGATTGTCTGTTTTGAAAGTTCATTTGCTAATGCATTGGTTGGTTATGTTGTGACAATTCAGCATCCTCGAATTCATTATACCCGGGCTGATAAGCTCGATCCATGATTTGAAGACCTGCACAAGCACAAACAAAACACCCAAGTGTAATATCGAACTAACAAAAATAATAAGAACAAgaaaatatttttgggttttttaggtttttttaatcAAAAAGCAAGAACAACTAACTACTAACTAACTAACACTAAGCGCACTAattccccggcaacgacgccatttTGACGACTGTCGTTAGGGTCAATCAAAAGCCTaattaaactacgtagatagcgtaagtagggtatcgtatccatgGAGAATTTGTGGTCAGTGTCAGAAAAATTAACTAAAACTAAACTTATCTAAATTGGGGTTTTATTTGTAGATTTAAAAGAAAACACAATTTGTCACGAAAAGTTTTATCAATATTAAGAAGACGCAACTTCCACCCGGAATCCCGAATAcccgttttaatataaaaatttgttttcttattcaaaacaccacatagacgtGGCCTTGTGATTAATGGTTTTGAATAATTGTTAAGGATAGTTTTTAATATTCACCCTTCAACTTAACAACCAGTTTAATTGTATCAACTACCCACCAaattaccaacccgctaacagCGTAAGTATGTTGCCAATACGCTTGATAAAACAATAAGTAATTCAAACACAATAAAACGTTTATCAATAAGCCAACACAAGTAGTCAAGTTATACTAGTTTACAAGAATCAGAAAAAACGAATAATTAAGTCAAACCGCTTAAACGTTTATCCGGGCGGAGATCACCGAAAGATTTAGCCGCGCATGGTGATCTTCACAGCTTCGGTTGTCATACCGAGTTGAACCGACTTCATTGATTGGCTTGAGATATGAAGAAATGAAAAGGTAATACTTAATTCGTCCCTTCGATCGTAATTCACGGCTGATGGATATTTTTCTCAAAGTTTATGAATGATTTCTTTATATATAATGTGATGTCGACTGTTGATGTGATTTTTTTATTGTGATACCCTTAACTTCCAAATCTTAGCCAAGTATATAATATTTCTTTGTATGTCGGCTATGCACATGAAATCCCCAAAGGACAACCCCCAAAACATATTTTAAATACATTCCCACTTAATTATCCAAGATTCCACCCACTTGTGCATGACTTACGGGCCTCGATCCTTTTTCACTCCATCATGCGTCCAAATTGCCCTCATGGCCCATCAAACTTTATTAACAGCCCACCTTTTAATGCCTCACTAAATCCATGCTCAAGACTTTTGTGCCTTTCATTTTTCCTGCAACGGAATTTAAACAATTAATATTTTCCTATTAAAATCAATATTTAATTGCATTCATTTTGTTTCATATGATTCTATGCTTATTCCCACTAAAACATTTATTAAACATATTTAATCATTATAGcacatttatattcaaaacccaTAAGATATAAGAATTGTTTATATACAATCTTTTGTGACAATATCGATATATTTAGATTATAAATAATATCAATTAAAGTGTGTGTAAATTGCACCGATCAGGAAGAAGAAATGGAACTAAGAGACATGTTGGAAGAAGAGGAGTGAACTTTAATAGAAAATAAGAAGATGCTCAAGGAATTGGAGTTCAAAAAGAATGCAGACATGAAGCAACAGTCTAGGATTAAATGGGCGATAGATGGTGACGAGAACTCCAATTTTttcacggggggggggggggggggggggggggtcaacaACAAGAAAGCGAAGAACACAATACCCGGATTAAATATTGGGGGTTCTTGGGTCACGAAACCGTCTTTGGTCAAAAGAGAAGTGTTTCATTTTTTTAGGAAAACGTTCATTGAAAACTACCCTAAATGGTCGGATTTGAATTTCCCTAATATAAAGAAGCTCTCGGATGATCAAAAAATGCTCCTCACGAAAGCCCTTCACAAAAAAATGAAATTAAGGAGGTAGCTTTTGATTGTGGGGATGATAGGGCACCGGGGCCCGATGGTTTCAGTGTGAGATTAATAAAGCATTTCTAGTTGTTTTTTGAAGATGATTTGTTTAACATTAAGGCTAATTTTCGCAAGGACGAGACTATAAGTTGTGGAAGGGGATCTTCTTTCATTACCTTGATTCCTAAAATCAAAGACCCGGTGGAGCTTAATAACTATCATCCGATCACTTTAGTGGGGATTCTTAGTAAGATTATCTCTAAAATTCTTGCTAATAGATTCAAGAATGTATTAGATTTGTTTATTTCAGACTCCCAATCGGTGTTTCTTATAGGAAAGTTCATTTTGGACGGTCTTTTGGATATGAATGAATTAACAACTTGGagcaagaagatgaaaaggaaaaTGTTCATTCACAAAATCGACTTCAAAAAGCTTAGGACAATGTCAATTGGAATTTTGTGGTTGACATTATGTCTCAAAAGGTTCCTAGCATGTGGTGCAAGTGGATTATGGGGGTTCTTTCATCGGCTAGATCCATAACGTGAGGTGAGGGTGTatgatttttaatatatttttaagcatttttcactcgtttatcaagctttaaatttataaaacacgatataacactATCACTCTCCACAACACACTAGGGCAAGTTAacccatcgttggcgtagtatagtaatggtaagataccgaggtcgtccaaggacacaagagctttagTACCGgaatatcgtcaacgtctaatctaaccaaatcttgagaaaagatttttaatagttaagaaaaagaaagaaactaaaataataaaagaaacaaatagacaagatagaatcacttggttctGACTTTTtttgtatcctttgatgatttccgcattTTGGGTTTTTTAATAGATTATCGTAGTTATAATGGTATGTCCTTCTTTTGGAAGCAACGCTACCCTCTGACATATTGGTTTGAGCCAGCAGGGATACAGTACCGCAAGGCCGGaatattaaaagataattaagtaagttattaattcaaaatgtggcatgtccttcttttggaggcaacgctaccctcggccatattggtctgagtcggCAGGGATAATGTCCCGCAAGGccagtttaaagttttaatagtagtttatttttAAGGGATTCAAGCCGTTCTTACTTCCCTCGATTTGATACTATCTGCCTcaaaggaagtcctaataagcttgaatcaagtaCTCGCATGAGCTATACATTGAatgaggcaagaactttacccaaaccacccttctaaccccctatCCAGGCATTTAACGTGTTTTATATAGaacgtaaagacacgaatgagtgaatcaacaaaaacatgaagaaatgatataataaagttcactttcaatataaaaaactagttattaatacatacccaattaaaaagtttaCCAAAGAttgaaatcaaaagtaatacataaaagagtttgtcttcaccaagtgatgtaagagattagccaatcatggcctttgtttgataaaactcttacgatcaatcttggatcccaaaaCTACTACAcgctctaaagatggatgatggatgaatgTGCTGGATGATGGACGAATGAGGTGAATGATGATGGTAtcgtggtggtggagtggtggcaggtgtgagagAAGTGATTTGCTAAGGGATGGATTGCaattgaaccaagcacccctatttatagttggTAACAGACGGTTTACACGGTCTCATGCCTAGGGATGgtaatgggtcgggtttgggacgggtttaggtaatcctaaccccaaacccgattaaatatgcttgtcccaaacccgtcccaaaacccgtcgggtttctagcgggtaaatacccatcgggtatcgggtaacCTATTAATTTTAAAATGTTTACCCGTTGGGTATACCCGACCTAAAACCCATCGGGTACCTACTAATCAGTTACATTTAGTATTATCACTAAAgaaatatatcaaataactataatTTACACGGGATAAAATACCTATGTGTATAGAAAAAAGAATGTATTATatatttacatatttaaaaattttaaagaaaTGATATCGgttatacaatcgggtaaacgagtttactttatcgggtaattgggtcgggtaaacgggtatatcaccaAATCCCAAACACATTCCAAACccgcaaaaaaaataaaaactagtcccaaacccgtcccaaacccgattaaccgactcCAAACCCGTCCTAGATGTGTCGGGTTTCAGGTTTACCAATCGGGTTCGAGTTCGATTGCCATCCCTACCCGTGCCCAgagggcacgaccccgtgcctcCCTCTTCTTTGTATTCATTTATTGAGTTTTGTGAGTCCGTATGCTCACACGACCCCGTGTATCAATGACACGGCCTCATGGCCcttgtacttgttgtactatccaagattctacatatctgggagttgaccacggcccgtgtctATGGGACACGACCTTGTTTCTCTTGCCTGCTTCTACTTGTCTCTTTCTTTTTGGAATCTTGAGTGGGGCACGACCCCATGCCTTGGTTGCACGACCCCGTTCTTGTCTTCTAATTTGTTGTTTTTGGTCTTGGGTGAAGCTCGGAGGGTCGGTATGATGTATCAACTTATCTTCTTCTGTATTCATGTTGGTTGTTGCCGTTAGTTTTTTCCTTTTGTActtttaagctcttttaatcatgaaaatcaaaggtatacaaagaaacacactttttccaacattagtactaaaaatggttgattttataccttatttgatataatgtatatgttgcatttggtgcatatcaaatacccccacacttgaatctttgcttttCCTCAAGCAAAACACTTTAATATTGCTTACACACCCAATGAAATAGGTAGAGAAGAAATTTTGGGTCTTGatttagagtgtcgggaatccaagttttatttattattgttttcactttatttacaatcctattcgacatgatttatttagaactctttttaagaaaaataaatatttttgggcataacataccttttaaAATTTCATTAAGCTATATACAAATTCACACACCTCACAAGTGATCACTCAACAGTCGGCCGAAGATGTATAAGTGAAATGCTCGGTCTCGATATGGAACTTACACCTACTATATGCTTGACAAGTAATCAAACCTCTTCCTTTTTAACATaatctttgtaaatatcaagatgaCTTTAAAAGGGCAAGTTTTGGCTAGGGGTAGGGTAGTTTTATTTGAAAAGTGGCTAAAGGCGTAAAATGTAggttttcttttgaaaatttatttatttgTGACTTAGGtacaaacaaaggtttataaGCAATAAGTTtgcttatttttattttaatcaactagcgatttttttatagaATATTCACATGttttatttgggtatgtattagtgactttaataactagtttttatatataaggCGAATTTATCTAACCATTCTTCATATGTTGTTGATTCGcatattcgtgtctttacggtttATATAAAATGGgttaactacttggaaggggTTAGAAGGGTAgttgggtaattctatgtctcgttcagtCTATAGAAcctgcgagaacctggttcaagcttagtaCTACTTCACGGTTTGGGCGGTATTGTCCGCCCCAGAAGAAAGTAAGAAATtgcttgaatcccttatctataaactactattaaaactttaaactaaCCCTACGAGggttgtatccctgctgactcagaccaaaggGTTGAGGGTAACCCTGCCAGGAAGGGGGCTACCACTTTTCGCACTAATAagtacttaattatctttcaataatccgaccttacgagactgtatccctgctgactcagagcAATAGGTTGATGGTAACGCTGCCTGGAAGAGGGCCTACGACTAAAActtaaagataatctcttaaaatgcccaaagtgcggaaatcattaaaggatacataaaagaggagttggaaccaagtgattccttcttgtctatctgtttttccttacattttatttttgctttatctttttataactttaaaaacctttttatcaaaatttggttacaatagacgttaacgataagccAGTACTAAAAGcccttgtgtccttggacgacctcgttatcttgtcatcactatactacgtccgcgatgggtgcactttcccaaacgtgtgtgtagagtgatagtattatatcatgttttataaatttaaaacttgaatttgctactaaaaagagctaaaatgtatcttatatatatataccgcACCACGTCAACATGCTCAATGTGTAGCTCTTTGAACCACTTTTGCAAGTCTTCTACCGCAAAGTTTGTACCGTTATCGGTGATGATTCGTAGTGGCAATCCGAAccggcatatgatttgttcccgTATGAACTTGTACATTACCATCGCTGTCGTCGAAGCCAGGGCCTTTGCCTCTACTCACTTGGTAAAATAGTCCACTACGACTATTATGAACTTCACTGCCCCGGGGCATCTAGGAATGGGCCAACCATGTAAATCCCCCACTGCTGGAACAGCCAGGCTGTTGTGACAGGGAATAAGGCATTTTTGGGTCGCAAAGTCTTGGGTGCATGCCATTGGCACGCGTCACATTTCCTTAAAACCTTCACCGCGTCTAAATGCATCCCTGGCCAATAGTATCTGGCATTCATAACTTTTTCCACAACCATTCTTGGGCCTGTGTGGATTTCACAGATTCCTTCATGTACTTCTCTGATAAGATAGTTTACATCTTCGGGGTCGACACATCGTATCATGGGTCCCGGGTAAGATCGCCTGTACAAGATGCCGTCGGACATCTGGTAGTGTAATGCTTTGTGTTGTACCTTCCGGGCCTCTGCCTTCTTCTCTGATAGTATCCCCGATGGTAAGTACATGATTATCGGCGACATCCATGACCAGGATCCCATCTGGATGGCATTCACCTGTCGGAGAGGAATAGACGCGTTCTTTAGTAGTTCGATGCGCACGTCTTTTGCCAGGTGCTAAAAACTTGTGGAAGCAAGTTTGCTTAATGCATCAGCGGGCTTGCTCTCGCTCCTGTTGATGTGAGTAATCTTGAAGGAGTTAAATTGCTGGAGCAACGACTTTGCCTGTTCAAGGTAGAGCGCCATGATTTCTCCTTTTGCACCATACAAACCGTTGATCTGGCCTGCCACCAACAGTGAGTCTACGTGTGCCTCGAGGTTCTTTACTCCCATTTTGACTGCCAGGCACAACCCTGCCAGGAAAGCTTCGTACTCGGCCGTGTTTCGTACTTTTAAATTCTAGGTGTATCGCGTAAGTGACCTCATGCTTTTCAGGACTCACAAGCCTCGGCTCTGCTCCTGCGCCATCCTCATTGGATGCGTCATCTGTGTATAATAACCAAACTTCATCTTCGGACTGTCTCTCAACCTTCTCCATTGCTTTGCATTCTCTGTCCTTATCGTCGGGCACTTCGGTGAGGAAGTCTGCTAGCACCTGCCCTTTGATCGCCGGTCTAAGCCTGAAAACTACATTGTATCCTCCAAGCTCAATGCCCTATTTGGCCAACCTTCTAGAGATTTCTAGCCTTGCTAGGATGTTACCAATGTTGTAATTTGTTAGGATATGGATAACGTAACCTGAGAAGTATCTACGTAACCGCCTGGAGGCATGGATGAGAGCTAGAACTAGTTTCTCCATCATGGAATACCTGGTTTCTGGGTAGTTTAAGGTGTGGCTGACGTAGTATACTGGGGTCTACATGCCCTACTGCTTTCTCCGAAGCTGACATATACATGACCAACGGTTCGTCTTTTATTGGAGCTGTAAGAGTTGGGGGGCGTATCaaacattctttcattctttgaagTCAACCTCCGCCCCTTGAGTCCACAGGAACTTGTTATTCTTGACACAATTACGTAATGTTTTAATGAATGGGAATGATTTTGCAGCATGATTGGCGAGAAAGCAATTTAGTGCAGCTAAATGCCCTGCCAAGACTTGCATCTCTTTGATCATCGACAGGGACGGCATGCGTTCGATTGCTTGTACTTCTCTGGGTTTACTTTGAACCCATCTCTCATGACGATaaatcctaaaaactttccttcttccattcTGAATGAACATTTGGCTgaattaagcttcatgttgacaTTGCGGAGGGTGTCGAAGGTTTTCTCTATGTTTTGCAGCATCTGGTCTTCTTCGTTGCTCATGATTACCAGATCATCCATGTACACTTCGATATTCTTACCGATAACGTCTCCGAATGTTtcgttcaccagcctttgatacgTGGCCCCTAAATTGCATAACCCAAAAGGCATCTTGGTGTAGCAATACAGGCCCATTGGCGTGCGGAATGTTGTTTTATCCTCGTCTTTTATCACCATTTGGACTTGATGGTAGCCTTTTGTAACAGTCTAAAaagcacttccatctgaatgCGGCCAAGGAATTGATTTTGCGTCAATTTCTGACAACGAATAGCAATCCCTTGGGCACGCTTTGTTGAGGTCCCTATAATCGACACACATTCGCCACCCGCCATTTCCTTTTGGGACCATTACTGGGCTCAAGACCCAGGTTTGGTAACGTACTTCGCATAGAATTCCTACATTCAGCAGCTCTGTTACTTGTTCCTTCATGGCCTCATTCTATCGTGGACCCAGGTTGTATTTCGCTTGTACCACTGGCTTTATGTTTTCTGAGATGTTGAGTCGATGCTCTGCTATATGTCGTGGGACACCCACCATATCTGTTGGTGTCCAGGCAAAAATATCCATGTTCCTAAATAGTAACTGCTTCAGAAACGTGCGTATGTTTTCCGACATCGCTGCTCCTATCGTAATTGTTTACTCTGGGTATTTCCTGTTGAGGACCCACTTTTTTGGTTCTACACGCGGGGTTGATTTGCTTGCCTTTTTCGGGCGCGTTTCGTCGGTCATTTTGCGTAAATGATTACTACACCTGTCTCTGTTGGGAATCCGACTGCTGAGTGGGGTCTTGAGCAAATCATGTTGAAGTCTTCCTGAGATTCTCTTCCTAGGAGGATATTGTGACGAGAGTTTGCTGGTAAGACCATGAACATGACCTCCTCGGTTCGAGAGTTCCTCCCATCTGACAACAAGACTAGGAATCATATTTGGCCTAAGGGAAA from Helianthus annuus cultivar XRQ/B chromosome 7, HanXRQr2.0-SUNRISE, whole genome shotgun sequence includes the following:
- the LOC118480166 gene encoding uncharacterized protein LOC118480166; amino-acid sequence: MYLPSGILSEKKAEARKVQHKALHYQMSDGILYRRSYPGPMIRCVDPEDVNYLIREVHEGICEIHTGPRMVVEKVMNARYYWPGMHLDAVKVLRKCDACQWHAPKTLRPKNALFPVTTAWLFQQWGIYMVGPFLDAPGQ